One Leptotrichia trevisanii DSM 22070 genomic window carries:
- a CDS encoding DUF1351 domain-containing protein, whose amino-acid sequence MSETQTLELVIKKITPAQVESNIEQLDTYMSNVTEHYKNWIVTEDSLKEAATERTKLNKLEKNLAEFRKRVQEEGLKDINAFIQKLKDSEKEVKTLLNNIKTQIDEFEEKQREEKQKEIQKKINGMFVTNENLKQFVVQNPKWKNKTFTINKIESELSEQLENLVNKKQFIENELEKANKGIEFKIVFEAVQFLMNSEYSEIVKEIEKKRNETKKTEENLRQKAEEEKQRELAELEAKKEREKEEAIRAAQQQNNEVEKTRKTVVNGKYYDITLRFPKAPSQFLKDFKKLVDSYGLEYIKIESKQI is encoded by the coding sequence ATGAGTGAAACACAAACATTGGAATTGGTAATTAAAAAAATTACTCCAGCACAAGTTGAAAGTAATATTGAACAGCTGGATACATATATGTCAAATGTTACAGAGCATTACAAAAATTGGATTGTAACAGAGGATAGCTTAAAAGAAGCCGCAACAGAAAGAACAAAATTAAATAAACTTGAAAAAAATCTTGCTGAATTTAGAAAAAGAGTTCAGGAAGAAGGACTAAAAGATATTAACGCTTTTATTCAAAAATTAAAAGATTCGGAAAAAGAAGTAAAAACATTGTTAAATAACATCAAAACACAGATTGATGAATTTGAAGAAAAACAACGGGAAGAAAAACAAAAAGAAATACAGAAAAAAATTAACGGAATGTTCGTAACAAATGAAAATTTAAAACAGTTCGTTGTGCAGAATCCGAAATGGAAAAATAAAACTTTTACTATAAATAAAATAGAATCTGAATTATCCGAGCAACTAGAAAATTTGGTAAACAAGAAGCAGTTTATCGAAAACGAATTAGAAAAAGCTAATAAGGGAATTGAATTTAAAATAGTTTTTGAAGCTGTACAATTTTTAATGAACTCAGAATATTCAGAAATAGTTAAGGAGATCGAGAAAAAGAGAAACGAAACTAAAAAAACTGAGGAAAATTTAAGACAGAAAGCCGAAGAAGAAAAACAAAGAGAATTGGCTGAACTTGAAGCAAAAAAAGAACGAGAAAAAGAAGAAGCAATTAGGGCTGCACAACAACAAAACAATGAAGTCGAAAAAACTAGGAAAACAGTCGTAAACGGTAAGTATTACGATATTACGTTAAGATTTCCAAAAGCTCCAAGCCAATTTCTGAAAGACTTTAAAAAATTGGTGGATAGTTACGGATTGGAATATATAAAAATAGAAAGCAAACAAATTTAG
- the bet gene encoding phage recombination protein Bet: protein MGRLGNEKHKNDDKVMNFKVGNDNVQLSINLVKRYLSGDNPNVTESEIMYFMKLCKARGLNPYIRDAYLIKYGNQPAAIIVAKDAVEKRAIQNPKYDGKEVGIYVENKETGELIKREGSILRKNKEELVGAWCTVYRKDWKYPITKEVNFDEYIQKKKDGTPNTNWENRPVTMITKVAIVQALREAFIEELSGMYEAEEMGVNESELDNTPIQVDENETYDKSDIDDAEIVEENDDSGDPF from the coding sequence ATGGGAAGACTAGGAAATGAAAAACACAAAAATGATGATAAGGTAATGAATTTTAAAGTAGGAAATGATAATGTGCAACTAAGTATAAATCTTGTTAAAAGATATTTATCGGGAGATAATCCAAATGTTACAGAATCTGAAATAATGTACTTTATGAAACTTTGTAAAGCAAGAGGACTTAATCCTTATATAAGGGACGCATATTTAATAAAATATGGAAACCAACCAGCTGCAATTATAGTGGCAAAAGATGCTGTCGAAAAAAGGGCAATACAAAATCCAAAATACGACGGTAAAGAAGTAGGGATATATGTAGAAAATAAAGAAACCGGGGAATTAATAAAACGTGAAGGCTCTATACTTAGAAAAAATAAAGAGGAGTTAGTTGGGGCTTGGTGTACAGTTTACAGAAAAGATTGGAAATATCCGATTACAAAAGAAGTTAATTTTGACGAATACATACAAAAGAAAAAGGACGGAACGCCTAACACAAACTGGGAAAATCGTCCAGTTACAATGATAACAAAAGTAGCTATTGTACAAGCATTACGTGAAGCGTTTATTGAAGAATTAAGCGGAATGTATGAAGCAGAAGAAATGGGTGTGAATGAAAGCGAATTAGATAATACACCGATTCAAGTAGATGAAAATGAAACTTATGATAAAAGCGATATTGATGACGCTGAAATTGTTGAAGAAAATGATGATAGCGGAGATCCGTTTTAA
- a CDS encoding helix-turn-helix domain-containing protein codes for MILENEIYLVDETARYFKINEDSVRKLIKEGKLKAFKLGKGYRITGESILNLVKENTGG; via the coding sequence ATGATTTTAGAAAATGAAATATATCTTGTCGATGAAACGGCAAGGTATTTTAAAATAAATGAAGATTCAGTAAGAAAACTTATTAAAGAGGGAAAATTAAAAGCATTTAAATTAGGAAAAGGGTACAGAATCACAGGGGAATCAATATTAAATCTAGTAAAAGAAAACACAGGTGGTTAA